tattcctatctttcaaagtgtttttatcaaggaagaatgctggattttgttgaatgccttttctgcattgattgagatggtcatgtgtgtttttctttcaatttgttaatatggtatattatgttaattgattttcttgtgttgaatcactcttgcatactaggaataaatcccacttggtcatggcatatcattcttttgatgtgctattggaatctatttgcaagtattttgttaagaatttttgcatctatgtttcattagaaagattagtctgaaattttcttttctcgtaTTATCTTTATTGGCTCTGgctttagggtgatgttggcttcataaaatgtgttgggtaactttccctcttcattttttttttaatgcttatttatttatttatttctctccaccacccccccaattgtctgttctctgtgtctgtttgctgcatcttgtttctttgtccgcttctgttgttgtcagtggcatgggaatctgtgtctcttttcttgttgcgtcatcctgttgcatcagctctccccatgggcggcgccactcctaggcaggctgcactttccttcgcactgggtggctctccctatggggcactcctcctgcacgtggggctcccccacgtcggggacacccctgcgtggcagggcactccttgcgcgcatcagcactgtgcatgggccagctccacatgggtcaaggaggcccggggtttgaaccgcggacctcccatgtggtagacggacaccctaaccactgggccaagtctgccgcctctcttcattttttctggaagactttaaacaggattggtgttaattcttcttgaaattcttggtagaattcacctgtaaagccatctggttctggacctTCTTTTTTGGGAGAATTTTGGTGATCAATGAGATCTCTTTAAATATTATTCATTAGTTGaactcttgtatttcttgtagagtccgtgtaggttatttgtgcatttctaggaatttatccactTCATCTAGGTAGTCTgatttgttggcacacagtttaATATTCTCttctgattctttttatttctgtggggtcagttgtaactttcccctttcatttatgattctctttatttgcatcttctcttttttgtttttgtttttgttttttgctttctagctaagggcttgtcaattttactcatcttctcaaagaaccagctattggttttgttgattttctttatttgttgttgttgttctcaatttttttttttaacttctgctctattctttgttatttctttccatctctttgctttggaaatggtttcctgttctttttctacttccccAAGAGttcacttaggtctttgattttagctcttcttttttaatataggcattttagggccataaatttccttctcagcactacctttgctgtatACCAAAAGTTTTGATAAgggtattcttgttttcattcatctcgaaatattttctaatttcacttaacaatttcttctttgacctactaattatttaggagtgtgtggTTTAAccttcacatatttgtgaattttcccctttcctgtctattgattccagcttcattccgttatgatctgaaaaggtgctttgtataatttcaatctttttatatttattgagacctactttgtgacccaacatatggtctatcccagagaaagatccatgagtacttcaaaagaatgtataacctgttcATGTGGTATGCAACCTCCTGTATATTTCTCTTAAGTTTAGCTTGTTTATCATGTTCAGTTTCTCtgttccttgttgatcttctctctaattgttctatctaataatgtgagtggtgtattgaagtctccaacaataaGAAAGTCTCTTCAGTGAGAAAtgtcatttctcccttcagttttgccagagtttgcctcatgtattttggggcacccttgttaggtgcatagatgtttatgactgttAGGTCTTCCTGGTGGATAgtccctttattaatatgtaatggcaTTCTGCATCTCGTaagttttttgcatttaaaatctgctttgtccaatattagcataCTTCCTCGGTTCTTTTtcgattactgtttgcatggaaaatctttttccaaccttttcacTTTCAGGCAATTTGTATTCTTAGATTAGGATGAGTTTCTTATAGATAGCATATGGatgcctcatgttttttatccattctgtcagcctatatctttatattttgtctgtcctttttttttcctctctctcccctatcttttcactcttttggttatcctttctgatagtcttcccttctacactatcctccaagcctctctttctttcaggctgcaagGTTCCTTTTAATGCATCCtgcaaagttggattcttttttatggaaTTGCTTaggttctgtttatttgtgaatattgtAAATTCACCTTTATATTTGAATAAGGATaggtttgctggatagagaattctcaactggcaatttttctcttttagtaacctagttgtatcataccactgtcttcttgtctccatggtttctgatgagaaatccatactaCATTTTActctgggcatcccttgtatgtgatgatttgcttctcctttggtgctctcagaattttatctttatctttggcatttgacattctgagtactacgtgtcttggagtaggtcttttcagatttattctgattgggtatCCTGTGCTTCTTaaacatataaattcatttcttgcatgggagttgggaaattttcagccattgtttcctcagATAATCTCTCtaccctttttcctttctcttctcctggaacTCCTATGACAGATAGACACATATGTTGCtgcacttcatgttatcattcagttccctgagcccctgctcaatttttcccattcttttctctctctgctcttttctctttcatttcagctgttctttcttctttctatttctatttatttatatttcttctatcATTTAGAGTCTACTGTTGTATAcctctatgtttttaaaattttttaattatctttttttaaagttaatagatcacataaaacattttactaaaaaccataagaagttcccatataccccacacccctacgcccatcaattttaattgtatttttttaaagacacatagatcacaaaaaaatgttatattcaaaaaatataagaggttctcatatatcccccaccccccctcaccccactcctcccacatcaacaacctcttgcatcattatggcacattcactgcatttggtgaatacattttggagcactgctgcaccacatggataatagtttacattgtagtgctttcagtgggttatggcaagatatataatgtccagtatctgtccctgcaatatcatttaggataactccaagtcccaaaattgcccccacatcacatctcttcttccctctccctgccctcatcaactactgtggccactttccacatcaatgctacaatttcttccattactagtcacaatagttccatagtagaatatcagtaagtccattctaatccctattttattcctccctcctgtggaccctgggatggtgatgtccaatccacctctgtatcaagagtgggcttagattccacatggataatggatacaattctcctgcttacagttgtaggcactctcggttccctggtgtggtggttgaccatcttcacctccctgtcatctGACCATGGTAAGCCCAACgaactagagggtaggagttgcaaatctgctgaagcTCGGCCCAGTAGGATCTAATGTGTTTTTCAATCTCACCTATTGtagctttcattcccataagcttgttgtttttctattcaggtgttcaaattcttctttgtactcacccagtgtcctcttaatgtcctctttatctctttagccatattgtctttcagctctttgatttgatttaggagattcatATGAACCTCATTGATCAGTTTTCTCGAATCTTATGGCTCatctggggttttgatatattcttttgctTGAACCAtagctttcattttcttagtatggcttgtaattttttgctgatgtctaggcatctgattatgatgataagtttactctgatgttcaatttctcttgcacagggatttagtggcaggaggctgaaTATTACTaacattctttgattcttggttcaatctgtTCTAGATCTTTATGATGATCCCTGTTTAGTTGCTTAAATTCAGACCACGGACCCAGTAATGGATTGCATACCTGCTTCCAAGAGCCTTGGGGAGGGAGTTGtcaaggccagaaaaagccttacatttatttactttttatttccttgcatgcacttccttgatcctccagcagatggcactctacAGCAACCCTCTCAGTTTAGACCCTCATTGGAATATGTTGGCTACAACACCAACAAcagtgtgacagaggatcctgcctggaggctaatcAGAGCCTGGCAGTTCAAACTTTGTCACAGATTGTGCTCCAGCCTTTGCCGGCAGCCCcacttttcctgggtaggaaataattccactcctctcTGCATGCCCAACAACCAGTCACATTCAGTTGGGAGGGTGTGTATGAGAGTTGGATCTCTTTAATCCCCTGCTGgttcccagggcaaacaatggcataGTCCCACACAGTCTGGAGGCTCATGGGATACAGCGGACCAAATGTGTTGGCCAAAAGCTCAGTCAGTCTTAAGCTAtggccctctctctccccttccctgggaagTCAACTCTGTGGGACCCTCTGTTCATAGCTACCAGTcagaggctggagaattcaaagctgtctgctctgAGGGTAGAGGGATGGGCACCTACAGCTTTTTACTCACAGAGTTTCCCCATTGAGGTTCTttccctttgcccctctctcttcaaGGTGGTGTCCAGTCTTTCCTTGGTGCCCTAAACCCTAACTTTTtttcaggccatttctgcctatcCTCTAGTTTTTTTTTCTAGAAGAGAAGTAaatctctaatcctccatcttcccagaagtccagTGATAGTGACTCTCTTGGCCCCACCCTTGAAGTGATCCCTAGCTTTCTCCAGGGTCATGAAGACACCGGTGAACTCCACAACGTATTCAGCACCAGCATCACCCCATTTGATGATGGCAGGATATCACTCCTGGAAGATTCCCATTGATGACAAGCTGCTGTTTCTCAGTCTTGCTGGTGCCCTTGAACTTGCCATGAGTTGACTAATACTGGAACATGTAGACCATGTAGTTGAGGTCACTGAAGAAATCGTTGATGGCAACAATCTGCACCTTGCCAGCGTTAACAGCAGCCCTAGTGACCAGGTGCCCAATACAGCCGAATTCATTTATTGCAACCTTACCATTTTGTCTCAGGAATGCAGCTTTCTGTCACCTAGAGAGGAGCAGAGAGCCTAGAATGCTGCTTTTTAAGCCATACATATTTGAAACTACTTGAAATACTAATGTTCTGATATATTATGATTAATTTGAAAATATGCCTTCTAGTTATAATGTATAGTTTTGTTCTCTGTTTTTACAATCTTAAAATTATAAGAAgttcactctatttttttttctttcagaacggGTGGGATTATTCCTCCAGTAGCTCAACGGCTtcacagagaaaatattcaacGAATAGTGCAAGAAGCTCTTGCTACCAGCAGAGTCTCTCCAAGTGAACTCTCAGCAATTGCAACTACCGTAAAACCAGGACTTGCTTTAAGCTTGGGAGTAGGCTTATCATTTAGCTTACAGCTGGTAGACCAGTTAAAAAAGCCCTTTATTCCCATCCATCATATGGAAGCCCACGCACTTACCATTAGGTTGACCAATAAAGTAGAATTTCCTTTTTTGGTTCTTCTGATTTCTGGAGGTCACTGTCTTTTGGCATTAGTTCAGGGAGTTTCAGATTTTCTGCTTCTTGGGAAGTCTTTGGACATAGCTCCAGGTGACATGCTTGACAAGGTGATGTTTATTTAAGAattaatttctccatttttttctgttacgGTATCTTTCAATTAAATAATGATAGATGCACTATTACCATTCATCTAAATACTTCTGAGTAATATCTTATTAGACTAAAAAGAAAGTATGCacaataaggaaaaggaaaaatagttatTAATCTTAATTTTGTAAAAGATTTTTTCCTGCCCATTcataataaaatgatagaaagttTGTGTCAGTACATAAAGGCTCAAATAATTTGCAGATGCAACTATATgtttaatcaaataaaatatgtgaaAGTACTTTGTAAACTGTTAAGTACTGTTGAGATATAAAATACGAGGATGTAGAGATGAACATAAGGACATTAAAGATACACAAAATTCTGTGATTAAATCCCAAAATTATTGGTACCATAGACAAGCAGAttccttcttcctttatttcGGAATACTAGAGTCTGctgccatattttaaaaaaaaaaaacagctgctGTCAACTGCTGACAAGATTGAAAGAAAGTACAGGTTCATATTTGGAAGTTCTTCATTAAGCAATGATTGTCACCTTCACCCTATTTTCCAaccccaaaagaaaaacaaaagtagacAGAGAAGCCATGAACTTGGCCACTGTTTTGCTCAGGTTGTCAGAAGGAAGAGTGTTAATGTTTTTTCTGACCACCATGTTTTGTTCATTCATGTTCTTTTAGTAATAATtcatttcctttacatctttgggtttcaaaatgtacaattttatgacttctttaaaaatatgtttttgtttttgataggTAGCAAGAAGACTTTCTTTAATAAAACATCCAGAGTGCTCCACCATGAGTGGTGGGAAAGCTATAGAGCATTTAGCCAAACAAGGAAATACATTACCTTTGGATTTCAAAGCTCCCATGCAGCGTGCTAAAaactgtgatttttctttttctggattgCAAAATATTGTTGGCAGTATAAtaatgcaaaaggaaaaagaggaaggtaTATTTCTAATGCACAACATTGCATAGATAAAGAATACTTGATTGTGTCTAAAAATACTCCTCATTTCTATAGGTATTGAGAAGGGGCAAATCCTAGCTTCAGCTGCAGACATTGCTGCTACAATACAGCACACAACAGCATGCCACATTGTGAAAAGAACACATCGTGCTATTCTGTTTTGTAAGCAGAAAGCCTTGTTACCTCAGACTGATGCAGTACTGGTATGTGATTGTCATGGCGTTATATAGCAGTAGTTACTACTTTACaatatgttacttttctttgaagagCTTAATAGACCCCATACAAGGTGAAGAGGTCTTTAAGCCATCTGTTGTCTCTGATGGTGTGAAATTATGTATAATAGGGAAGACCCACAAACAGCCATTTCTTGTACAGTTGTTGCAACTTTATGGGACATCAGAACAGCCtgtgtggtaaaaaaaaaaaaaaaaaaaaagtccaaggcCCCATCTTCTCATTTAATTTGTAAGAAAGTTTTtagtaaagaaaacaaatgcaaatACTGCTGTCACTGTTTTTACAAAAACCGACCAGTTTCCTTTATGTTTATTTGTGTTCCTTCGATGACATGCTTTCTGTTTAACTTTATCTTAAATGTGTCTTTTGAAAATTACAAACTAAAGTGGGAAAATGTTTAAATGATGCTAGATTTACTAATCAGGAGATTACATAAATACTAAAAGATAAAAGGTTTTTTTAATTAGGTAGTAAAGTGGGAAAATGCTTATAAGTAAAAAACAAGGTGGTCAAAATTATTCATGTAGTAATATtgcaaatatattaaagaaatatttagaaaaagattgggaaaaaagggacaaaaaatgTTACTAGTAATTATATGCTAATATTGAAATTGTTAGCaatcttttcttcttcaaatttttgTTATACAGATAAAGCATTTGCCCAGTACCCACCATTATCAaaatgtggttttttaaaaattgtatgatatTGGTATTTTCCCCAGGCTTAGCTAACAACTTGGATCATATTCATATGTGTTAGCTGTTAATGTTGGTCTTCTCAATTCTTTCAGGTTGTTTCTGGAGGTGTTGCAAGTAATCTCTATATCCGAAAAGCTCTggaaattgtaacaaatgcaacaCAATGTACTTTGTTGTGCCCTCCCCCCAGACTGTGCACTGACAATGGCATTATGGTTGCATGGTAAGTCATGGAGTGTATATGCTTTTTTTCACAATTATGTAAAAATTTATTGCCATTTCATGATACAAAATATTCCTTTAAATCTTACATATCCTAAATAATTCTTATTTAGGAACGGGATTGAAAGATTACGTGCTGGTTTGGGCATTTTATATGACACAGAAGGCATCCGCTATGAACCAAAGTATGTGGTAGCTTTATAACCTTTATGCAAGTTGCAGTATAAAAATCAAAACCTAGATTTTACTTTTATGTATGAGGATTTCATTGACAATCTGGTAGTACTTGAAGAAAAGTCACATTAATTCCTTTTATAAATCTAGTAGTTTGGCAACcataagaaatatttttgctACAATATCAAATTCTAAAAGTTTTGACAAATACTTTGACAAATACATTTGACAAAAAGTTTGACAAATGAATTAGAAGCAGTCATTGGGTAGGGGTGATGGAAATTCCCTTATTTAAGACCAGAATGGAAGCCATGTTCATAATTTGGACTTGGTTATGTCAAGGAGATATCAGGACCAATGGTATGCTGGGAAACTTAAGGAAAATGTGCAAAAACATTCAGGTGAGAGACTGTGTGGCAATTATGCTCTTCCACAAGTAGTTgaaaaatagccaaaaaatagCTGTTTGTTGAAATCCTTTTTTCCTCTCCAAAATCAAAGTTCAAGGAATTGCACACATTTTCAATTTGCCTTCAAGTTCTGGTTGAACAGTTAACTGGAATCATGAAGGACAATTCCTTTTCATAAGCTAACATAATTCTGTCCTGAGCATTGTTTCATCTGGTGTTTTAAAACTTGTCAGCATTATAGTCTATAATTAGACATGAACTTTGCTATATGAACCACAGACTATTAAGGCTGATCATAAATGAACAGAATTTAGTTAGTAGTGTCAGAAGAAATCCCTTAGGTTGATAGGGTAGTCTCACATAAAGTATGTCATCTGATCCA
The nucleotide sequence above comes from Dasypus novemcinctus isolate mDasNov1 chromosome 7, mDasNov1.1.hap2, whole genome shotgun sequence. Encoded proteins:
- the OSGEPL1 gene encoding tRNA N6-adenosine threonylcarbamoyltransferase, mitochondrial isoform X1, which encodes MLMLNKTAGVFSKPSKKKIYEFLRSFTFHPEKLFLHKLVLGIETSCDDTAAAVVDETGNVLGEAIHSQTEVHLKTGGIIPPVAQRLHRENIQRIVQEALATSRVSPSELSAIATTVKPGLALSLGVGLSFSLQLVDQLKKPFIPIHHMEAHALTIRLTNKVEFPFLVLLISGGHCLLALVQGVSDFLLLGKSLDIAPGDMLDKVARRLSLIKHPECSTMSGGKAIEHLAKQGNTLPLDFKAPMQRAKNCDFSFSGLQNIVGSIIMQKEKEEGIEKGQILASAADIAATIQHTTACHIVKRTHRAILFCKQKALLPQTDAVLVVSGGVASNLYIRKALEIVTNATQCTLLCPPPRLCTDNGIMVAWNGIERLRAGLGILYDTEGIRYEPKCPLGIDISKEVGEAAIKVPHLKIMI
- the OSGEPL1 gene encoding tRNA N6-adenosine threonylcarbamoyltransferase, mitochondrial isoform X2, with translation MLMLNKTAGVFSKPSKKKIYEFLRSFTFHPEKLFLHKLVLGIETSCDDTAAAVVDETGNVLGEAIHSQTEVHLKTGGIIPPVAQRLHRENIQRIVQEALATSRVSPSELSAIATTVKPGLALSLGVGLSFSLQLVDQLKKPFIPIHHMEAHALTIRLTNKVEFPFLVLLISGGHCLLALVQGVSDFLLLGKSLDIAPGDMLDKVARRLSLIKHPECSTMSGGKAIEHLAKQGNTLPLDFKAPMQRAKNCDFSFSGLQNIVGSIIMQKEKEEGIEKGQILASAADIAATIQHTTACHIVKRTHRAILFCKQKALLPQTDAVLVVSGGVASNLYIRKALEIVTNATQCTLLCPPPRLCTDNGIMVA